Proteins from one Kineosporiaceae bacterium genomic window:
- a CDS encoding deoxyribonuclease IV: protein MGELAIGAHVDNADPLAEAAARQTSVVQIFLGDPQSYKGPKVAYPGGAEALRVDAEAAGVDLYVHSPYPINVAATNNRIRIPGRKLLQQHVLAAAEIGAKGVVVHGGHLGVDEDAGVGFDNWRKCIQGLDLPIPLLIENTAGGDNAMARRLEAIDRLWEAIGRAEGADMVGFCLDTCHAHAGGIDLVGVVEKIRAITGRIDLVHANDSRDAFDSGADRHTNFGSGHVDGEALVAIVREAGAQVVCETPGGVEGQSADIEWLRERVG from the coding sequence ATGGGTGAACTCGCCATCGGGGCACACGTCGACAATGCCGATCCGCTCGCCGAGGCGGCGGCCCGCCAGACCAGCGTCGTGCAGATCTTCCTGGGCGACCCGCAGAGCTACAAGGGTCCGAAGGTGGCCTACCCGGGCGGCGCCGAGGCGCTGCGGGTGGATGCCGAGGCGGCAGGCGTCGACCTGTACGTGCACTCGCCCTACCCGATCAACGTCGCCGCGACCAACAATCGGATCCGGATCCCGGGCCGAAAGCTGTTGCAACAACATGTGTTGGCTGCCGCCGAGATCGGTGCCAAGGGGGTGGTGGTTCACGGTGGCCACCTCGGTGTCGACGAGGACGCCGGTGTCGGATTCGACAACTGGCGCAAGTGCATTCAGGGATTGGACCTGCCGATCCCGCTGCTGATCGAGAACACCGCCGGCGGCGACAACGCCATGGCCCGACGGCTCGAGGCGATCGACCGGCTCTGGGAGGCGATCGGCCGGGCCGAGGGCGCCGACATGGTGGGCTTCTGCCTCGACACCTGCCACGCGCACGCCGGTGGCATCGACCTGGTGGGGGTGGTCGAGAAGATCCGCGCCATCACCGGACGCATCGACCTGGTACACGCCAACGACTCCCGCGACGCCTTCGATTCCGGCGCCGACCGGCACACCAACTTCGGATCGGGCCACGTGGACGGCGAGGCGCTGGTCGCCATCGTCCGTGAAGCCGGTGCCCAGGTGGTCTGCGAGACCCCCGGTGGCGTCGAGGGCCAGTCGGCCGACATCGAATGGTTGCGCGAGCGCGTCGGCTGA
- a CDS encoding response regulator transcription factor: protein MDDARTGPSRPVAPGGGVRVGIVDDHALFRDGLIFTVQERGAHRVVVACADLDQFGEWLTATPQTRHPQVVLLDLRLTGGLVGVGDVETLVERGMRVLIVSGTRDAVVLQAILRAGAAGFVAKEDSSRELLAAIEAAATGNTWTSRELAEIVARDPVRPALSERELEAVTLYAGGLTMASVARQMGVGYDTARQYVERARRKWAGVGREARTKTDLYEAARQDGLLNRET from the coding sequence ATGGACGACGCCCGCACGGGACCCAGCCGACCGGTCGCGCCCGGTGGGGGAGTCCGGGTCGGCATCGTCGACGACCACGCCCTCTTCCGCGACGGCCTGATCTTCACGGTGCAGGAGCGCGGTGCTCACCGCGTCGTGGTCGCCTGTGCCGATCTGGACCAGTTCGGGGAATGGCTCACGGCCACGCCCCAGACCAGGCATCCGCAGGTCGTCTTGCTCGATCTGCGCCTGACCGGTGGCCTGGTCGGGGTCGGCGACGTCGAGACGCTGGTCGAGCGCGGGATGCGGGTCCTGATCGTCTCGGGAACCCGTGACGCCGTGGTGCTGCAGGCGATTCTGCGAGCCGGTGCCGCGGGCTTCGTGGCGAAGGAGGACTCCTCGCGGGAGCTGCTCGCGGCCATCGAGGCTGCCGCCACCGGCAACACCTGGACGTCGCGTGAGCTGGCGGAGATCGTCGCGCGGGACCCGGTGCGGCCGGCGCTGAGCGAGCGGGAGCTGGAGGCCGTCACCCTCTACGCCGGCGGGCTCACGATGGCCTCGGTGGCACGACAGATGGGGGTCGGCTACGACACGGCCCGCCAGTACGTCGAACGCGCCCGGCGCAAGTGGGCGGGTGTCGGTCGCGAGGCGCGCACCAAGACCGACCTGTACGAAGCGGCTCGCCAGGATGGGCTGCTGAACCGCGAGACCTGA
- a CDS encoding DNA polymerase IV — protein MSNRDGAEHPWVLHVDLDQFIAAVEVLRRPELAGLPVIVGGRGDPTERAVVSTASYEARAFGVGSGMPLRLAARKAPEAVILPVDGPAYDAASAEVMATLRAMDGAVVQVLGWDEAFVGVTTDDPETYARQLQTAVLDATRLHCSVGIGDSTVRAKIATGFGKPRGVFRLTAANWFEVMGERPTRDLWGVGAKVSGRLSRLGIGTVRELADADVSLLVTEFGPRMGTWYRDLGHGRGSTVVDDSPWIARGHSRETTYQHDLTEPAEIEDAVRHLVNDVLADIDREGRPAIRLTMKIRYKPFFTKTFSRTLPEATNDPETILAETLALVAKRDRDRPIRLLGVRLEMTPPDDQVPEGVERTPIRGRM, from the coding sequence ATGTCCAACCGGGACGGCGCCGAGCACCCCTGGGTGCTGCACGTCGACCTCGACCAGTTCATCGCGGCGGTCGAGGTGTTGCGGCGTCCCGAGTTGGCCGGGCTTCCGGTGATCGTGGGTGGGCGGGGCGACCCCACCGAGCGGGCCGTGGTCTCGACCGCTTCCTACGAGGCGCGGGCGTTCGGCGTCGGATCCGGTATGCCGTTGCGGCTGGCGGCGCGCAAGGCACCCGAGGCGGTCATCCTGCCGGTCGACGGACCCGCCTACGACGCCGCCTCGGCCGAGGTGATGGCGACGTTGCGGGCGATGGACGGCGCCGTGGTGCAGGTGCTCGGCTGGGACGAGGCCTTCGTCGGGGTGACCACCGACGATCCCGAAACCTACGCCCGGCAACTGCAGACGGCGGTGCTCGATGCCACCCGGCTGCACTGCTCGGTCGGGATTGGTGACAGTACGGTGCGCGCCAAGATCGCGACCGGGTTCGGCAAGCCCCGCGGGGTGTTCCGGCTGACCGCGGCGAACTGGTTCGAGGTGATGGGCGAACGGCCCACTCGCGACCTGTGGGGTGTCGGGGCGAAGGTGTCGGGGCGGTTGAGCCGGCTCGGCATCGGCACCGTGCGTGAACTGGCCGACGCGGACGTCTCCCTCCTGGTCACCGAGTTCGGCCCCCGGATGGGCACCTGGTACCGCGACCTGGGCCACGGCCGGGGTTCGACCGTGGTGGACGACTCACCGTGGATCGCCCGCGGTCACAGTCGCGAGACCACGTATCAGCACGACTTGACCGAGCCGGCCGAGATCGAGGACGCCGTCCGCCACCTGGTGAACGACGTGCTGGCGGACATCGACCGTGAGGGGCGTCCCGCCATCCGGCTCACGATGAAGATTCGCTACAAGCCGTTCTTCACCAAGACGTTCAGCCGCACCCTGCCCGAGGCCACCAACGACCCCGAGACGATTCTGGCCGAGACGTTGGCGCTGGTCGCCAAGCGTGACCGGGACCGCCCGATTCGGCTTTTGGGGGTGCGGCTCGAGATGACCCCGCCCGACGACCAGGTGCCCGAGGGCGTCGAACGGACCCCGATCCGCGGCCGGATGTAG
- a CDS encoding enoyl-CoA hydratase/isomerase family protein, with the protein MDDATDVPITTLPTSTPRMIARTQGAVGWMIFNNPERRNAVSLDMWRAIPEILGDLDRDPLIKVIVMSGAGGRAFVSGADISQFETHRHDAASAGDYTDVLDRAWQALDTCGTPLVAAIEGFCFGAGVAIALRADVRVATEGSQFSIPAARLGVTYPHDSIEALVSLVGPARAKWILFSAKAFDAEESYRMGLVDQVVAPGDLQATVHDIASTLAANAPLSIRHAKLAIDHIARGLGEVAAIEELAARCLESEDYREGRRAFMEKRPPLFTGR; encoded by the coding sequence ATGGACGACGCGACCGATGTGCCGATCACCACGCTGCCGACCAGCACGCCGCGCATGATCGCCCGGACCCAGGGTGCCGTCGGCTGGATGATCTTCAACAACCCCGAGCGGCGCAACGCGGTGTCGCTGGACATGTGGCGGGCGATCCCCGAGATCCTGGGCGATCTCGATCGCGACCCGCTGATCAAGGTCATCGTGATGTCCGGTGCCGGGGGGCGGGCCTTCGTCTCGGGGGCCGACATCAGCCAGTTCGAGACCCATCGCCACGACGCCGCCTCGGCGGGTGACTACACCGACGTGCTCGATCGGGCGTGGCAGGCCCTCGACACGTGCGGCACGCCACTGGTGGCGGCGATCGAGGGGTTCTGTTTCGGCGCCGGAGTGGCCATTGCGCTGCGGGCCGACGTGCGGGTGGCGACCGAGGGGTCGCAGTTCAGCATTCCGGCAGCTCGGCTCGGCGTGACGTACCCCCACGACTCGATCGAAGCGTTGGTCAGCTTGGTCGGCCCCGCTCGGGCCAAGTGGATCCTGTTCTCTGCCAAGGCATTCGATGCCGAGGAGTCCTACCGCATGGGGTTGGTCGATCAGGTCGTCGCGCCGGGTGACCTCCAGGCCACCGTCCACGACATCGCTTCCACACTCGCGGCGAACGCCCCGTTGTCGATCCGTCACGCCAAGCTGGCCATCGATCACATCGCCCGCGGGCTGGGCGAGGTGGCTGCGATCGAGGAGTTGGCTGCGCGCTGCCTCGAGAGTGAGGACTACCGCGAGGGACGACGCGCCTTCATGGAGAAGCGACCGCCGCTGTTCACCGGCCGGTGA
- a CDS encoding nitroreductase family deazaflavin-dependent oxidoreductase, whose product MGIARQGQRFVTGAHARIYRWTGGRVGRSMGKVEGVLLTTTGRKSGARRTTPLAVVPDGDRFVVIASNGGADTHPDWYHNLVADPHVQIQYGDTVRAMLARVAGPDERQALWDRAVAVNPGFAKYQLKTDREIPVVICEPGA is encoded by the coding sequence ATGGGTATCGCCAGGCAGGGCCAACGCTTCGTCACCGGTGCACACGCGCGGATCTACCGCTGGACCGGTGGCCGGGTCGGGCGCTCGATGGGCAAGGTCGAGGGCGTGCTGCTGACCACGACCGGTCGCAAGAGCGGCGCCCGGCGCACCACGCCGTTGGCCGTCGTCCCGGACGGGGATCGGTTCGTGGTGATCGCCTCCAACGGTGGGGCCGACACGCATCCGGACTGGTATCACAACCTGGTGGCCGACCCGCACGTGCAGATCCAGTACGGCGACACCGTGCGAGCGATGCTGGCCCGGGTGGCCGGCCCGGATGAGCGCCAAGCGCTCTGGGATCGTGCCGTGGCGGTCAACCCGGGGTTCGCCAAGTACCAGCTCAAGACCGACCGCGAGATCCCGGTGGTGATCTGCGAGCCCGGGGCCTGA
- a CDS encoding 3-hydroxyacyl-CoA dehydrogenase family protein: MPSTVAVVGAGLMGSGIAQVAAVAGHDVVLRDVSQDAVSRGLEAISTSLARFAAKNKITAADADAALARITGTTDLAAVGLADIVVEAVFESVEVKTAVFAELDGVAKDGAVLATNTSAIPITRIAAATTRPEFVVGTHFFSPVPMMKLCEVVRGYRTSDATMDVTAEFIRGLGKTAVIVTRDVAGFVANRMFLALVVEAVTLLENGVASAEDIDVACRDGFGHAMGPLQTSDLAGLDVTLSAIRNIYDDTQDPKFAPPPMMARMVAAGDLGRKTRRGFYSY, from the coding sequence ATGCCGTCAACTGTCGCCGTGGTCGGAGCCGGTCTCATGGGATCGGGCATCGCTCAGGTCGCCGCGGTGGCCGGGCACGACGTCGTCCTCCGGGATGTGAGCCAGGACGCGGTGAGCCGGGGGCTCGAGGCGATCTCGACGTCCCTGGCACGGTTCGCCGCCAAGAACAAGATCACCGCAGCGGACGCCGACGCCGCCCTCGCGCGGATCACCGGCACGACGGACCTGGCCGCCGTGGGTCTGGCCGACATCGTGGTCGAGGCGGTCTTCGAGAGCGTCGAGGTCAAGACCGCTGTCTTCGCCGAGTTGGACGGCGTGGCCAAGGACGGCGCCGTGCTCGCCACGAACACCTCGGCCATCCCGATCACCCGGATCGCCGCGGCCACCACACGGCCGGAGTTCGTCGTCGGGACCCACTTCTTCTCGCCGGTACCGATGATGAAGCTGTGCGAGGTGGTGCGGGGCTACCGCACCTCCGACGCCACCATGGACGTCACGGCGGAGTTCATCCGTGGGCTGGGAAAGACCGCGGTGATCGTGACCCGGGACGTCGCCGGGTTCGTCGCCAACCGGATGTTCCTGGCCCTGGTGGTCGAGGCGGTCACCCTGCTCGAGAACGGGGTGGCCAGCGCCGAGGACATCGACGTCGCCTGCCGGGACGGCTTCGGGCATGCGATGGGGCCGCTGCAGACCTCCGACCTGGCCGGTCTCGACGTCACGCTGTCGGCGATCCGCAACATCTACGACGACACCCAGGACCCGAAGTTCGCCCCGCCGCCGATGATGGCGCGCATGGTCGCCGCCGGGGACCTGGGGCGCAAGACCCGCCGAGGGTTTTACTCGTACTGA
- a CDS encoding DUF480 domain-containing protein: protein MTDLPILDAVDQRVLGCLLEKQVTVPATYPLTLNALRTACNQSSSRDPVMDLDEATVVTAARALRDRGLVRIVWADTGRRVLKHHQTLTEAIDLTDDERALLTVLLLRGAQAPGELKARTERLHAFADRDAVEACLQRMASRAEPLVRRLDRRPGQQDHRWVHLLGPVADAVGVEHAGPAATPAVDREQPLADGAAARDDRVRATYAAVAADYAVTLADELDQLPFERWLLDRAIDAAGSRPIVDAGCGPGHVTAYLSDSGVEARGIDLSPEMIAQALDRYPGVRYDVGDLRHLMRPETADAWGAVLGWYSLIHLAGSELPGAIAALARPLAPGGMLLLGLHAGREVRHMDSWFEQAVELDFVQHDPEDVVAAVTAAGIEDVEWYRRGPIAARGETTERLYVLGRRAPR, encoded by the coding sequence ATGACCGATCTGCCCATTCTGGACGCCGTCGATCAACGCGTACTCGGCTGCCTGCTGGAGAAGCAGGTCACGGTACCTGCCACCTACCCGCTGACCCTCAATGCGTTGCGGACCGCCTGCAACCAGTCCTCCAGCCGCGACCCGGTGATGGACCTGGACGAGGCGACCGTGGTCACGGCGGCCCGGGCGCTGCGTGATCGTGGCCTGGTGCGCATCGTCTGGGCCGACACCGGACGCCGCGTGCTCAAGCACCATCAGACGCTCACCGAGGCGATCGACCTCACCGACGACGAGCGTGCGCTGCTCACGGTGTTGCTGCTGCGCGGCGCTCAGGCGCCGGGTGAGTTGAAGGCCCGCACCGAGCGGCTGCACGCCTTCGCCGATCGGGACGCCGTCGAGGCCTGCCTGCAGCGGATGGCCTCGCGCGCCGAACCGCTGGTGCGACGGCTGGACCGTCGTCCGGGGCAACAGGACCATCGGTGGGTGCACCTGCTCGGTCCGGTCGCCGACGCGGTCGGTGTCGAGCACGCAGGGCCTGCCGCCACACCGGCCGTCGATCGCGAACAGCCCCTGGCGGACGGCGCCGCCGCCCGGGACGACCGGGTGCGCGCCACCTATGCCGCCGTCGCCGCGGACTACGCCGTGACGCTCGCCGACGAACTCGACCAGCTACCGTTCGAGCGGTGGTTGCTCGACCGGGCGATCGACGCGGCGGGGTCACGGCCGATCGTGGACGCCGGGTGCGGACCAGGCCACGTGACGGCGTACCTGTCCGACTCCGGTGTCGAGGCCCGCGGCATCGACCTGAGCCCCGAGATGATCGCGCAGGCCCTGGATCGCTATCCCGGCGTCCGGTATGACGTCGGCGATCTGCGCCACCTGATGCGCCCCGAGACCGCCGACGCCTGGGGAGCGGTGCTCGGCTGGTACTCGCTGATCCACCTCGCGGGGTCGGAGCTGCCCGGCGCGATCGCGGCGCTGGCCCGCCCACTGGCACCCGGCGGCATGCTGCTGCTGGGCTTGCACGCCGGGCGCGAGGTACGCCACATGGACTCGTGGTTCGAGCAGGCTGTCGAGCTGGACTTCGTCCAGCACGATCCCGAGGACGTGGTCGCCGCGGTCACCGCGGCAGGCATCGAGGACGTCGAGTGGTATCGGCGCGGACCGATCGCGGCGCGCGGTGAGACCACCGAACGGCTCTACGTGCTGGGCCGGCGGGCCCCACGCTGA
- a CDS encoding ATP-binding protein: MTVSMHAAASDPVPADATPVSWPSVTVALTSRRMASVLVGAWLAVEGYGVLTAPANTFHAPLLAAAAIGVGLITSVIVGLRPSVPAAWLVGGSSIALVADLLLTDLRRASDHGFVVFWLPGVVAVSAGFLLRERVSRLIILAVAGGSATLILSRVVPVAGWRPGLTTALESICFTLTDGVAAILLTRAMRDVAAAADREMTRADAERAAQERAASRRAIALELAARLHDTVINTLSALVVRGDVLDQQAIRAACVHSADTVDSILAGGDVADLTDPVGRILDGARQGEAAPGAGVELIGVSPEEFGVLLGRVPDPVRAALVGAVREALVNVARHSGRNLARVEVRATDEVFEIVVADDGAGFDGRVIPGRGLHVSVLQRCAAVGVDVRIDSAPGRGTRVVFGYEPSDADPAGAASDRQAIFDSEELLRSVRRPFAARIGYSVAGMCACLTLITTTGWSSWSSWLALGVLAVVLVTAPGRLDDQGWLTAAGVGLVIAVIPALIGLPGLGATGCNRVSTSWWGTDGALVPFVLLVFLSRGWWPTAAGLLVYSGAVGVVAQSVWSAGCGTAAVLAGVLDAVAVIAMIYFRMYLSRVARRASVANARARAARLGEVEREATLRVRRADLATVLHEASGLLRRIASGDLDPRDPVTREQCALMERHVRQLTRLQHRHDELGAILTVALGLAHAAGVALVLRLGEDDVPTAEAATTMAAVLHAVLDACRRGDTVTVVHLGSGVGSRLTITAPCSSPPGLAGIASPGTLEAAREAGWDVRCSDLVEQYLIEFRWRGQAWTTPARDPADRSRPVGESGSASSTTTPSSATA, from the coding sequence ATGACGGTGTCGATGCACGCTGCGGCCTCCGACCCGGTGCCGGCGGACGCCACGCCGGTGTCGTGGCCGAGCGTCACGGTGGCGCTGACCTCGCGCCGCATGGCCTCGGTGCTCGTCGGGGCCTGGCTCGCGGTCGAGGGCTACGGCGTGCTGACCGCGCCCGCCAACACCTTCCACGCGCCGCTGCTCGCCGCGGCCGCGATCGGGGTGGGCCTGATCACCAGCGTGATCGTCGGCCTGCGTCCGTCCGTACCGGCGGCCTGGTTGGTCGGCGGCAGCAGTATCGCCCTGGTCGCCGATCTGCTGCTGACCGATCTGCGTCGCGCCAGCGACCACGGGTTCGTCGTCTTCTGGTTGCCGGGAGTGGTCGCGGTGAGCGCCGGATTCCTGCTGCGAGAGCGGGTTTCCCGACTGATCATCCTGGCCGTGGCCGGCGGGTCGGCCACGCTCATCCTGTCGCGCGTGGTGCCCGTCGCCGGATGGCGTCCGGGGCTCACCACCGCGCTGGAGTCGATCTGTTTCACCCTCACCGACGGGGTGGCCGCCATCTTGCTGACCCGGGCCATGCGCGACGTCGCCGCAGCGGCGGATCGCGAGATGACCAGGGCGGACGCCGAGCGCGCGGCTCAGGAGCGCGCGGCCAGTCGGCGGGCGATCGCCCTCGAGCTGGCCGCTCGGCTGCACGACACGGTGATCAACACGCTGTCCGCGCTCGTCGTCCGGGGGGACGTGCTGGATCAGCAGGCGATCCGGGCGGCGTGCGTCCACTCCGCCGACACGGTCGACAGCATCCTGGCCGGTGGTGACGTCGCCGACCTGACCGACCCGGTCGGCCGGATCCTGGACGGCGCGCGGCAGGGTGAGGCCGCGCCCGGTGCCGGGGTCGAGCTCATCGGCGTGAGCCCCGAGGAGTTCGGCGTCCTGCTCGGTCGGGTGCCGGACCCGGTCCGCGCGGCCCTGGTCGGTGCCGTCCGTGAGGCCCTCGTCAACGTCGCCCGCCACAGTGGGCGAAACCTCGCCCGGGTCGAGGTCCGGGCCACGGACGAGGTGTTCGAGATCGTGGTCGCGGACGACGGTGCCGGCTTCGATGGTCGGGTGATCCCCGGCCGCGGTCTGCACGTGTCGGTTCTGCAACGCTGTGCGGCCGTGGGGGTCGACGTCCGGATCGACTCGGCCCCGGGGCGAGGCACCCGCGTGGTCTTCGGGTACGAGCCATCGGACGCCGACCCGGCCGGGGCGGCGTCCGACCGCCAGGCGATCTTCGACAGCGAGGAACTGCTGCGTTCGGTCCGCCGCCCGTTCGCGGCTCGGATCGGCTACAGCGTGGCGGGGATGTGCGCCTGCCTCACCCTGATCACGACGACGGGATGGTCGTCCTGGTCGTCGTGGCTGGCGTTGGGGGTGCTGGCCGTCGTCCTCGTCACGGCCCCCGGCCGGCTCGACGATCAGGGGTGGCTGACCGCTGCCGGTGTCGGTCTGGTGATCGCGGTGATCCCCGCACTCATCGGGCTGCCCGGCCTGGGCGCGACCGGGTGCAACCGCGTCAGCACCTCGTGGTGGGGCACCGATGGCGCACTGGTCCCGTTCGTCCTGTTGGTCTTCCTGTCCCGGGGATGGTGGCCGACGGCGGCCGGTCTGCTGGTCTACTCGGGGGCCGTGGGGGTGGTGGCGCAGTCGGTCTGGTCGGCGGGATGCGGGACCGCCGCGGTCCTCGCCGGTGTGCTCGATGCCGTCGCCGTGATCGCCATGATCTACTTCCGGATGTACCTGTCCCGGGTGGCTCGTCGGGCCTCGGTCGCGAACGCGCGTGCCCGGGCGGCGCGCCTGGGCGAGGTGGAGCGTGAGGCGACGCTGAGGGTGCGCCGGGCCGACCTCGCCACCGTTCTGCACGAGGCATCCGGGCTGTTGCGCCGGATCGCCTCGGGGGACCTCGACCCCCGAGACCCCGTCACCCGCGAACAGTGCGCCCTGATGGAACGCCATGTGCGCCAACTGACTCGGTTGCAGCACCGTCACGACGAGCTGGGCGCCATTCTGACCGTGGCGCTCGGTCTCGCCCACGCGGCAGGTGTCGCCCTGGTGCTTCGGCTCGGGGAGGACGACGTGCCGACCGCCGAGGCAGCCACGACGATGGCGGCCGTGCTGCACGCCGTCCTCGACGCCTGCCGGCGAGGTGACACGGTCACCGTCGTCCATCTCGGGTCTGGTGTCGGCTCGCGGCTGACCATCACGGCGCCGTGCAGCTCGCCACCCGGCTTGGCCGGCATCGCCTCACCCGGCACGCTGGAGGCGGCGCGGGAAGCCGGATGGGACGTCCGGTGCTCGGACCTCGTCGAGCAGTACCTGATCGAGTTTCGATGGAGGGGACAGGCATGGACGACGCCCGCACGGGACCCAGCCGACCGGTCGCGCCCGGTGGGGGAGTCCGGGTCGGCATCGTCGACGACCACGCCCTCTTCCGCGACGGCCTGA
- a CDS encoding FIST C-terminal domain-containing protein, whose translation MTSTSAGTPVTSLARAHASGPAAHAVPELIAGLRAGLDQASAAAVLYFASSRFHPDEVVGPMAAAFPEAAVIGCSTAGEFTDVQTTTGAITAVAIPHGIVGRATAALGDLAQGVSAGITGAIDRVESGLRLPLRELDPADHVGFVLIDGMHQAEEAVNEALGNAAPLLDIVGGSAGDDLAFERTWVAAGEQYSYQGVALMICRVEVPFRVIKTCAVQPTGVTLRITEIDESKRVVTRFDGRPAAQAYAEAIGVDVAALDSSVFMRFPVGQMISGEPWVRSPQGLAEAGGIRFLAQMPLGMDVSLMRTDDLVAGTREALRTAVRGLRGFTSGGVMFNCILRRLEMDSLGVGQEFVDAFGGLPVAGFHTYGETWMAHVNQTLTGVVFG comes from the coding sequence GTGACCAGCACCAGTGCCGGGACGCCGGTGACCAGCCTGGCCCGGGCGCACGCCTCGGGTCCCGCCGCGCACGCCGTCCCCGAGCTCATCGCCGGCCTGCGTGCCGGGCTCGACCAGGCGAGCGCCGCCGCCGTGCTGTACTTCGCCTCGTCTCGGTTCCACCCCGACGAGGTGGTCGGCCCGATGGCAGCCGCTTTCCCCGAGGCCGCCGTGATCGGGTGCTCGACCGCGGGTGAGTTCACCGATGTCCAGACCACGACGGGTGCCATCACCGCCGTGGCGATACCGCACGGCATCGTGGGGCGAGCCACCGCGGCACTCGGCGATCTGGCGCAGGGGGTGAGTGCCGGCATCACCGGGGCGATCGACCGGGTCGAGTCCGGGCTGCGCCTGCCGTTGCGCGAGCTGGACCCGGCCGACCATGTCGGCTTCGTGCTCATCGACGGGATGCATCAGGCCGAGGAGGCGGTGAACGAGGCCCTGGGCAACGCGGCGCCGCTGCTCGACATCGTCGGGGGATCGGCCGGCGACGACCTGGCGTTCGAGCGCACCTGGGTCGCGGCGGGCGAGCAGTACAGCTACCAGGGCGTGGCCCTGATGATCTGCCGGGTCGAGGTGCCGTTTCGGGTGATCAAGACGTGCGCCGTCCAGCCCACCGGTGTCACGCTGCGGATCACCGAGATCGACGAGAGCAAACGAGTGGTGACCCGGTTCGACGGCCGGCCGGCGGCCCAGGCCTACGCCGAGGCCATCGGAGTCGACGTGGCCGCCCTGGACAGCTCGGTGTTCATGCGATTCCCGGTGGGGCAGATGATCTCCGGCGAACCGTGGGTGCGCAGCCCGCAGGGCCTGGCCGAGGCGGGTGGGATCCGGTTCCTGGCGCAGATGCCCCTGGGCATGGACGTCTCGCTGATGCGCACCGATGACCTGGTCGCCGGCACGCGTGAGGCGCTGCGCACCGCCGTCCGCGGCCTGCGGGGGTTCACCAGTGGTGGGGTGATGTTCAACTGCATCCTGCGCCGCCTCGAGATGGACTCCCTCGGCGTCGGTCAGGAGTTCGTCGACGCCTTCGGCGGATTGCCGGTCGCCGGGTTCCACACGTACGGCGAGACGTGGATGGCTCACGTGAACCAGACGTTGACCGGTGTCGTCTTCGGCTGA